A single genomic interval of Nonomuraea rubra harbors:
- the rfbB gene encoding dTDP-glucose 4,6-dehydratase, which produces MTRILVTGGAGFIGSHYVRNVHDAYVTVLDKLTYAGNRANLDGVRHEFVHGDICDAELLARVVPGHDLVVNFAAESHVDRSIEGAAEFMRTNALGTQTLLQACLEAGVPKVVQVSTDEVYGSIDIGSWDESAPVRPRSPYAASKASGDLIARAYAVTYGLKVSITRCGNNYGPRQYPEKLIPLFVTNLLRGRKVSLYGDGGNVRDWIHVEDHCAGIRLVAEKGEPGEVYHIAGTAELTNKELTARLLEACGRDWDMVAYVADRKGHDRRYSLDDSKLRALGYRPEIPFEQGLKDTVRWYASHRDWWSQ; this is translated from the coding sequence ATGACAAGAATTCTGGTGACGGGTGGCGCGGGATTCATCGGCTCCCACTACGTCCGGAACGTCCACGACGCGTACGTGACCGTGCTCGACAAGCTCACCTACGCCGGTAACCGCGCCAACCTCGACGGGGTGCGGCACGAGTTCGTGCACGGGGACATCTGCGACGCCGAGCTGCTCGCGCGGGTCGTCCCCGGCCACGACCTCGTGGTCAACTTCGCCGCCGAGTCCCACGTGGACCGGTCGATCGAGGGCGCCGCCGAGTTCATGCGCACCAACGCGCTCGGCACCCAGACGCTGCTGCAGGCGTGCCTGGAGGCCGGGGTGCCGAAGGTGGTGCAGGTCTCGACCGACGAGGTGTACGGCTCGATCGACATCGGCTCGTGGGACGAGTCCGCGCCGGTGCGGCCCCGGTCGCCGTACGCGGCGTCGAAGGCGAGCGGCGACCTGATCGCGCGCGCGTACGCGGTCACGTACGGGCTGAAGGTCTCGATCACCCGCTGCGGCAACAACTACGGGCCCAGGCAGTACCCCGAGAAGCTCATCCCGCTGTTCGTCACGAACCTGCTGCGCGGCAGGAAGGTGTCGCTGTACGGCGACGGCGGCAACGTGCGGGACTGGATCCACGTCGAGGACCACTGCGCGGGCATCCGCCTGGTGGCCGAGAAGGGCGAGCCCGGCGAGGTCTACCACATCGCGGGCACGGCGGAGCTGACCAACAAGGAGCTCACCGCGCGCCTGCTCGAAGCCTGCGGCAGGGACTGGGACATGGTCGCGTACGTGGCCGACCGCAAGGGGCACGACCGCAGGTACTCGCTGGACGACTCGAAGCTGCGGGCGCTGGGCTACCGCCCCGAGATCCCGTTCGAGCAGGGGCTGAAGGACACCGTCCGCTGGTACGCCAGTCACCGTGACTGGTGGAGTCAATAG
- a CDS encoding glucose-1-phosphate thymidylyltransferase: protein MKALVLAGGSGTRLRPITHTSAKQLVPVANKPVLFYGLEAIAEAGIKELGLVVGDTHAEIEAAVGDGSPFGLQVTYLRQEAPLGLAHGVLIARDYLGDDDFVMYLGDNFVVGGISGLVDRFARERPAAQIMLTRVGDPRQFGVAELDAEGRVIGLEEKPERPKSDLALVGVYLFSPAVHEAVAELKPSWRGELEITDAIQWLIESGERVESSVISGYWKDTGNVTDMLEVNRLVLESVEPRIDGRVDEASELIGRVAIEPGAVVERSRVVGPAIIGAGARIQDSYVGPYTSIGASCAVTGSEIEYSIVLPRASIAGVGRIESSLIGHDVEVTPAPNTPRAHRLVLGDHSKVQISS, encoded by the coding sequence GTGAAAGCACTCGTGCTCGCCGGGGGGTCGGGCACCCGGCTACGCCCCATCACGCACACGTCGGCCAAGCAACTCGTGCCGGTCGCCAACAAGCCGGTCCTGTTCTACGGCCTGGAGGCCATCGCGGAGGCCGGGATCAAGGAGCTCGGCCTGGTGGTGGGCGACACGCACGCGGAGATCGAGGCGGCCGTGGGCGACGGCTCCCCGTTCGGGCTGCAGGTGACGTACCTGCGGCAGGAGGCGCCGCTCGGGCTGGCCCACGGCGTGCTGATCGCCCGCGACTACCTGGGCGACGACGACTTCGTCATGTACCTCGGCGACAACTTCGTGGTGGGCGGCATCAGCGGGCTGGTCGACCGGTTCGCCAGGGAACGCCCCGCCGCGCAGATCATGCTGACCAGGGTCGGCGACCCGCGCCAGTTCGGCGTGGCCGAGCTGGACGCCGAGGGGCGCGTGATCGGCCTGGAGGAGAAGCCGGAACGGCCCAAGAGCGATCTGGCCCTGGTCGGCGTCTACCTGTTCAGCCCGGCCGTCCACGAGGCGGTGGCGGAGCTGAAGCCGTCGTGGCGGGGGGAGCTGGAGATCACCGACGCGATCCAGTGGCTGATCGAGTCGGGGGAACGCGTCGAGTCCTCGGTGATCTCCGGCTACTGGAAGGACACCGGCAACGTCACCGACATGCTGGAGGTCAACCGGCTGGTGCTGGAGTCGGTCGAGCCCAGGATCGACGGGCGGGTGGACGAGGCCAGCGAGCTCATCGGCCGCGTCGCCATCGAGCCGGGCGCGGTGGTCGAGCGCTCGCGCGTGGTCGGCCCGGCGATCATCGGCGCCGGCGCCCGCATCCAGGACAGCTACGTGGGCCCGTACACCTCCATCGGCGCCTCCTGTGCCGTCACCGGCAGCGAGATCGAGTACTCGATCGTGCTGCCCCGCGCCTCCATCGCCGGGGTGGGCCGCATCGAGTCGTCGCTGATCGGCCACGACGTCGAGGTCACCCCGGCGCCCAACACGCCCAGAGCCCACCGTCTCGTACTGGGCGATCACAGCAAGGTACAGATCAGTTCATGA
- a CDS encoding sugar transferase, which produces MRVGTGESAVVLLKAVPRRASSIWTRAYLRLLLSGDTVCVLLACVCVLGIRLIAGAYIPLAEFLLGFGLVIAWPIALWMGGAYRQRANGEGTEEFKAVFNGGIGLMAAVAIMAYATQTAIARSFVMAMLPLALLATIYYRYRMRKRLHRRRAVGDYMRQVIAVGHRESILDLVMQFRRQPYHGMRVVGACLPGNAMDVDLDGIPVLGDFGDVATVVEREQADAVAVLACPELDGAALRRLAWSLETARTDLFVAPALLDVAGPRISIRPVAGMPLLHVEHPEFDGMRQFVKTVFDRLVAGLALLGLALPLLAIALVIRLTSPGPAFFYQTRVGKGGTEFRLVKFRTMVVDAERLKGALLEANEFDGVLFKIRNDPRITRVGAFLRKYSIDELPQLLNVLRGEMSLVGPRPPLPEEVAEYGTDVRRRLVVKPGITGLWQVSGRSDLTWEESVRLDLRYVENWSLILDLQILWKTWSVVTRGEGAY; this is translated from the coding sequence ATGAGGGTGGGGACTGGGGAGTCCGCTGTCGTGCTCCTCAAGGCCGTACCACGCCGCGCGTCGAGCATCTGGACGCGTGCGTACTTACGGCTCCTGTTATCCGGCGACACGGTATGCGTGTTGCTCGCATGCGTGTGCGTGCTGGGCATCCGGCTGATCGCCGGCGCGTACATTCCGCTGGCCGAGTTCCTGCTGGGATTCGGCCTGGTCATCGCCTGGCCCATCGCGCTGTGGATGGGGGGCGCGTACCGCCAGCGCGCCAACGGCGAGGGAACAGAGGAGTTCAAGGCCGTCTTCAACGGCGGCATCGGGCTGATGGCGGCCGTCGCCATCATGGCCTACGCCACGCAGACCGCCATCGCGCGCAGCTTCGTGATGGCGATGCTCCCGCTGGCCCTGCTCGCGACGATCTACTACCGCTATCGCATGCGCAAGCGGCTGCACCGGCGCCGAGCCGTGGGCGACTACATGCGCCAGGTGATCGCGGTCGGGCACCGGGAGTCGATTCTCGACCTCGTGATGCAGTTCAGGCGCCAGCCGTACCACGGCATGCGGGTGGTGGGAGCCTGCCTGCCGGGCAACGCCATGGACGTGGACCTCGACGGCATCCCGGTGCTGGGCGACTTCGGCGACGTGGCCACCGTGGTCGAGCGGGAGCAGGCCGACGCCGTCGCCGTACTGGCCTGCCCGGAGCTGGACGGCGCCGCGCTGCGCCGGCTGGCGTGGAGCCTGGAGACCGCGCGCACCGACCTGTTCGTGGCGCCCGCGCTCCTCGACGTGGCCGGGCCCCGGATCAGCATCAGGCCGGTCGCGGGCATGCCGCTCCTTCACGTGGAGCATCCCGAGTTCGACGGCATGCGGCAGTTCGTGAAGACCGTCTTCGACCGCCTGGTGGCGGGGCTCGCGCTGCTGGGACTGGCGCTGCCGCTGCTGGCGATCGCGCTGGTGATCCGGCTGACCAGCCCCGGCCCCGCGTTCTTCTACCAGACCAGAGTCGGCAAGGGCGGCACGGAGTTCCGTCTGGTGAAATTCAGGACCATGGTGGTCGACGCGGAGCGGCTCAAGGGCGCGTTGCTGGAAGCGAACGAGTTCGACGGAGTGCTCTTCAAGATTAGGAACGATCCAAGGATCACCAGGGTAGGCGCTTTCCTCAGGAAATACTCGATCGACGAGCTGCCCCAGCTGCTGAACGTCCTGCGCGGCGAGATGTCCCTCGTCGGCCCGCGCCCGCCGCTGCCGGAAGAGGTCGCCGAGTACGGCACCGACGTCCGCCGCCGCCTGGTGGTCAAACCCGGCATCACGGGGCTGTGGCAGGTCAGCGGGCGCTCCGACCTGACGTGGGAGGAGTCCGTACGCCTCGACCTGCGTTACGTGGAGAACTGGTCGCTCATCCTCGACCTGCAGATCCTGTGGAAGACCTGGTCCGTCGTCACCCGTGGAGAAGGGGCTTACTAG
- a CDS encoding GntR family transcriptional regulator yields the protein MTLPLRPVSTVGALADALRSRVLSGEIPPGTALPEQEIAASYGVARPTVREALASLVHEGLLRRERNRSAYVPEVTLSDLEDLMYVRRPLEDLMARAVTGRTVPGAEAALHRMAALPADAPWSETVAEHMALHQALIEAVGSPRLERLYGVLAAETRLGLVRLREVYKDRDVLVAEHRELLDAIANGPEEAARAAVAAHLSHSWGGDGRVHRHL from the coding sequence GTGACGTTGCCGCTCAGACCCGTCTCCACCGTCGGCGCGCTCGCCGACGCCCTGCGCAGCAGGGTGTTGTCCGGCGAGATCCCGCCCGGCACCGCGCTGCCCGAGCAGGAGATCGCCGCCTCGTACGGCGTCGCCAGGCCGACCGTGCGGGAGGCGCTGGCGAGCCTGGTCCACGAGGGGCTGCTCAGACGCGAGCGCAACCGCAGTGCCTATGTCCCGGAAGTGACGCTTTCGGACCTCGAAGACCTCATGTACGTCCGCCGCCCCCTGGAGGACCTCATGGCCCGGGCCGTGACCGGCAGGACGGTCCCGGGCGCGGAGGCGGCGCTGCACCGGATGGCCGCCCTGCCCGCCGACGCGCCCTGGTCGGAGACCGTGGCCGAGCACATGGCGCTGCACCAGGCGCTCATCGAGGCCGTCGGCAGCCCGCGGCTGGAGCGGCTCTACGGCGTGCTGGCCGCGGAGACGCGGCTCGGCCTGGTGCGGCTGCGCGAGGTGTACAAGGACAGGGACGTGCTGGTCGCCGAGCACCGCGAGCTGCTCGACGCCATCGCGAACGGCCCCGAGGAGGCCGCGCGGGCGGCGGTCGCCGCGCATCTCAGCCACTCGTGGGGCGGCGACGGGCGAGTACATCGGCACCTTTGA
- a CDS encoding DMT family transporter — protein sequence MRNGPLAVVGASVLWGTAGTAGLLVSADSVALAAARLVIGGAALALVAGAGLWKAVRPGLLLGAVAVAAYQLCFFAAVGRTGVAIGTVVAIGSGPVFTGLLSWVLHGRRPTRRWSAATAAAICGCAALIVGGGAEAGAQVVSGIVLALVGGLLYAFYAVTAARAIGQGGQSNAVMGVMFGGAALIMVPVLAVSGVAWMGEPRALLAVLYLGLGTTALSYFLYGRGLRTTPVATAATLSLAEPAVAALLGLVVLGERLAPVSIAGLVLLGLSLVAVAVPERVQERERMPERELESQP from the coding sequence ATGAGGAATGGACCGCTTGCCGTCGTGGGCGCCTCCGTGCTGTGGGGGACCGCGGGCACGGCCGGGCTGCTGGTGTCCGCCGATTCCGTGGCGCTGGCCGCCGCCCGGCTGGTGATCGGGGGCGCCGCGCTGGCGCTCGTGGCCGGGGCCGGGCTGTGGAAGGCCGTCAGGCCGGGGCTGCTGCTGGGAGCCGTGGCGGTGGCCGCGTACCAGCTCTGCTTCTTCGCCGCCGTCGGCCGTACCGGGGTGGCCATCGGGACGGTGGTCGCGATCGGCAGCGGGCCGGTGTTCACCGGGTTGCTGTCCTGGGTGCTGCACGGGCGCAGGCCGACGAGGCGGTGGAGCGCGGCCACCGCGGCGGCCATCTGCGGGTGCGCGGCGCTGATCGTGGGCGGCGGCGCCGAGGCGGGCGCGCAGGTGGTGTCCGGGATCGTGCTCGCGCTGGTGGGCGGGCTGCTGTACGCCTTCTACGCCGTCACGGCGGCCCGGGCGATCGGCCAGGGCGGTCAGTCGAACGCGGTCATGGGGGTGATGTTCGGCGGCGCCGCGCTGATCATGGTGCCGGTGCTCGCCGTCAGCGGCGTCGCCTGGATGGGCGAGCCGCGGGCGCTGCTCGCCGTGCTCTACCTCGGCCTCGGCACCACGGCCCTGTCCTACTTCCTGTACGGCCGCGGCCTGCGCACCACCCCCGTGGCCACGGCCGCCACGCTGTCGCTGGCGGAGCCGGCCGTCGCCGCGCTGCTCGGGCTGGTGGTGCTGGGTGAACGGCTGGCCCCGGTCTCGATCGCCGGGCTCGTGCTGCTGGGGCTGAGCCTGGTGGCGGTGGCCGTACCGGAAAGGGTGCAGGAAAGGGAGCGGATGCCGGAAAGGGAGCTAGAGTCGCAGCCGTGA
- a CDS encoding GNAT family N-acetyltransferase, translating to MTPVNVRLREWREADAPAVLRAFQAPDLRRQAPWPVVTLKDASGWIASWDGVGHAFAVVEGERVVGNVAVTRLDSHGNGWVSYWVVPEARGKGVAVAATELLARWAFDERGLYRLELGHRTNNPASCRVATKAGFLPEGIERGKLGYEGVRYDVERHARLATD from the coding sequence GTGACCCCTGTGAACGTCCGGCTGCGGGAGTGGCGCGAGGCCGACGCGCCAGCCGTGCTGCGTGCCTTCCAAGCCCCCGACCTGCGCCGCCAGGCCCCCTGGCCCGTCGTCACGCTCAAGGACGCCTCCGGCTGGATCGCCTCGTGGGACGGGGTCGGGCACGCCTTCGCCGTGGTCGAGGGCGAGCGGGTCGTCGGAAACGTGGCCGTGACCAGGCTCGACTCCCACGGCAACGGCTGGGTGTCCTACTGGGTCGTGCCCGAGGCGAGGGGGAAGGGGGTCGCGGTGGCGGCCACCGAGCTGCTGGCCCGGTGGGCGTTCGACGAGCGCGGGCTCTACCGGCTGGAGCTGGGGCACCGGACGAACAACCCGGCGTCGTGCCGGGTCGCCACGAAGGCCGGGTTCCTGCCGGAGGGCATCGAGCGGGGCAAGCTCGGCTACGAGGGGGTCCGGTACGACGTGGAGCGGCACGCGCGCCTGGCCACCGATTGA
- a CDS encoding MmcQ/YjbR family DNA-binding protein: MSHGGEWIGLKVHDKGFGYLWEATETVGLKATIEEQIALVNERPEVFEVQFTAGRFGWVVVHLDRIDAEELFELMAEAWCLTAPKQLVADFEATHPIGKKVQSG; this comes from the coding sequence ATGAGCCACGGCGGGGAGTGGATCGGCCTCAAGGTGCACGACAAGGGGTTCGGCTACCTGTGGGAGGCCACCGAGACCGTCGGGCTGAAGGCGACGATCGAGGAGCAGATCGCGCTGGTCAACGAGCGGCCCGAGGTGTTCGAGGTGCAGTTCACGGCCGGGCGGTTCGGCTGGGTGGTGGTCCACCTCGACCGGATCGACGCCGAGGAGCTGTTCGAGCTGATGGCCGAGGCGTGGTGCCTGACCGCGCCCAAGCAGCTCGTGGCCGACTTCGAGGCGACCCACCCGATCGGGAAGAAGGTGCAATCCGGGTAA
- a CDS encoding DUF4166 domain-containing protein, which translates to MPSIFQRALGPDFARLHPRLQRRFGVGLDSGEACVGEGVMRRVWNAGPVVRPFLSLGGLRNILVKDTGRDIPFRIENYPYTDSYGRETVTFVRTFPLSRFDATMVYDEAGARVVDYLGTHQHLATPLALSVDERGGLVIRSGPQRLLEGPLAVRLPAAATGTALVTEQYDDEAGRFRIAVTVSNPLLGRIFGYWGSFTVSYVDVAAHGVPASVRPRREVARL; encoded by the coding sequence ATGCCCTCGATCTTCCAGCGCGCGCTCGGCCCCGACTTCGCCCGCCTCCACCCCCGGCTCCAGCGCCGCTTCGGCGTCGGGCTCGACAGCGGCGAGGCCTGCGTAGGCGAGGGCGTCATGCGCCGCGTCTGGAACGCCGGCCCCGTCGTCCGCCCGTTCCTGTCGCTCGGCGGTCTCAGGAACATCCTGGTCAAGGACACCGGCCGCGACATCCCGTTCCGGATCGAGAACTACCCGTACACCGACTCGTACGGCCGCGAGACCGTCACCTTCGTCCGCACCTTCCCGCTCAGCCGCTTCGACGCGACCATGGTCTACGACGAGGCCGGCGCCCGGGTCGTCGACTACCTGGGCACCCACCAGCACCTCGCCACCCCGCTCGCCCTGTCGGTGGACGAGCGCGGCGGCCTGGTCATCCGCTCGGGCCCGCAACGCCTGCTGGAAGGCCCGCTCGCCGTCCGCCTCCCGGCCGCCGCCACCGGCACGGCGCTTGTCACCGAGCAGTACGACGACGAGGCCGGGCGCTTCAGGATCGCGGTCACCGTGTCGAACCCGCTGCTCGGCCGGATCTTCGGCTACTGGGGCAGCTTCACCGTCTCGTACGTGGACGTCGCGGCGCACGGCGTTCCCGCTAGCGTGAGGCCCAGGCGGGAGGTGGCCCGCCTGTGA
- a CDS encoding TetR/AcrR family transcriptional regulator: MADTRTKLLDAALETLRTQGMAGASARAIAATAGVNQALVFYHFGSVDQLLAAACEHGAQQRIPLYRDRFAAVTSLSELLDLGRELHAQERTEGSVAALAQLLAGSQTDEKLAAAVVKGLDLWMAEVEQALGRVLASSPLAEFVDVTGLAKATAAAFVGLELYEGVDADGAAQALDALEELAALVTVLDDLGPVLRRTVRARLTRSIGPRSRSRPGQGRT, translated from the coding sequence GTGGCCGACACACGTACGAAGCTGCTCGACGCGGCGCTCGAAACGCTCAGGACGCAGGGGATGGCCGGCGCCTCCGCCCGGGCGATCGCCGCGACCGCGGGCGTCAACCAGGCTCTCGTCTTCTACCACTTCGGCAGCGTCGACCAGCTCCTGGCCGCCGCCTGCGAGCACGGCGCCCAGCAGCGCATCCCCCTCTACCGCGACCGCTTCGCCGCGGTGACCTCGCTGAGCGAGCTGCTCGACCTCGGCCGCGAGCTGCACGCGCAGGAGCGCACGGAAGGCAGCGTCGCGGCGCTGGCCCAGCTCCTGGCGGGCAGCCAGACCGACGAGAAGCTGGCCGCGGCGGTCGTCAAGGGGCTCGACCTGTGGATGGCCGAGGTGGAGCAGGCGCTGGGCCGGGTGCTGGCGAGCTCGCCGCTGGCCGAGTTCGTGGACGTGACCGGGCTGGCCAAGGCGACGGCGGCGGCGTTCGTGGGGCTGGAGCTGTACGAGGGCGTGGACGCCGACGGCGCGGCCCAGGCTCTGGACGCGCTGGAGGAGCTGGCCGCGCTGGTGACGGTCCTGGACGACCTCGGGCCGGTGCTGCGCAGGACCGTGCGGGCCAGGCTCACTCGTAGTATCGGACCTCGATCACGTTCCCGTCCGGGTCAGGGAAGAACATAG
- a CDS encoding VOC family protein → MRTRLDHLVCWVSDPRASLDFYEQVIGLPGVRAEEFRDGKAPFPSVRISPETILDLMAFEAMRGVDEGTGVQGSAGHPINHFCLAVGKEDYDALQVRLKQHGVEITGGGANSFGAQGIAPETMFFPDPDGNVIEVRYYE, encoded by the coding sequence ATGCGCACACGCCTGGACCATCTCGTCTGCTGGGTCTCCGACCCCCGCGCGTCCCTGGACTTCTACGAGCAGGTGATCGGCCTGCCCGGCGTCCGGGCCGAGGAGTTCCGCGACGGGAAGGCGCCGTTCCCCAGCGTCCGGATCTCGCCCGAGACCATCCTCGACCTGATGGCGTTCGAGGCCATGCGCGGCGTGGACGAGGGCACCGGGGTGCAGGGCAGCGCCGGGCACCCGATCAACCACTTCTGCCTCGCGGTCGGCAAGGAGGACTACGACGCGCTGCAGGTACGGCTGAAGCAGCACGGCGTGGAGATCACCGGCGGCGGCGCGAACTCGTTCGGCGCCCAGGGCATCGCGCCCGAGACTATGTTCTTCCCTGACCCGGACGGGAACGTGATCGAGGTCCGATACTACGAGTGA
- a CDS encoding TetR/AcrR family transcriptional regulator: MGNREDLLAGAKRCLREQGYDRTSVRDIAAAAGVSTAAIGYHFGSREALLTQALFGLLDEWGDSLGRALAPEAGDDEVRAYERMWEGLVRQFAEHPDLWLATVELFLQGRRQPELGSRVAEGMAEGWRGMSAILRSVPEESVSERSARTLGMVQTALMSGVMIQSLGNPADAPSAAEVLEGLRALAKLAGPADS; this comes from the coding sequence ATGGGGAACCGTGAAGATCTGCTCGCGGGCGCCAAGCGGTGCCTGCGCGAGCAGGGTTACGACCGCACCAGCGTCCGCGACATCGCCGCCGCGGCCGGCGTGAGCACGGCGGCGATCGGCTACCACTTCGGATCGCGGGAGGCGCTGCTCACCCAGGCGCTGTTCGGCCTGCTGGACGAGTGGGGCGACAGCCTCGGCCGGGCGCTGGCCCCCGAGGCGGGTGACGACGAGGTCCGCGCGTACGAGCGCATGTGGGAAGGGCTCGTACGGCAGTTCGCCGAGCATCCGGATCTCTGGCTGGCCACGGTGGAGCTGTTCCTGCAGGGCCGGCGGCAGCCCGAGCTGGGCTCCCGGGTGGCGGAGGGGATGGCGGAGGGCTGGCGGGGCATGAGCGCGATCCTGCGGAGCGTGCCGGAAGAGAGCGTGTCCGAGCGGTCCGCCCGTACCCTCGGGATGGTGCAGACGGCGCTGATGTCCGGGGTGATGATCCAGAGCCTGGGCAATCCCGCGGACGCGCCCAGCGCGGCCGAGGTCCTGGAAGGGCTGCGGGCACTGGCGAAGCTGGCGGGCCCGGCGGATTCCTGA
- a CDS encoding carboxylesterase/lipase family protein: MKNQLIASAALGLALLGPYGVPAHAATPDPAVVVTTDGAVRGTAGPQVRTFQGIPYATATRFAAPKPIAAWQGTRDATKPGHVCAQPTGYPIGKPSTDEDCLNLNVTTPAGKRGKLPVIVWIHGGSLMYGMGDLYRADRLAAGGAVVVSMNYRLGVTSFLTHPSLPESGALALDDQRAALRWVRENIAAFGGDPRNVTIMGQSGGGFAVCGHLASPASAGLFQRAIIQSAPCGEASRTKAEAVAESNEVIEKAGCADATDVASCLRELPMAKLLDAYGTQREPRPYSGTPSLPLPVAQALRAGRFNRVPVLVGVNHDEENGMILGLELATGKPMAAKDYRPAVEQAYGANATAVLRRYPLGRSAGRTLATVKTDSTWSAPALDTARTLSRWTSTRMFEFAEQQTPWYAGYPKPSFPAAAQHMAELPYLFDLALFEKLSPQQARLGDRLIATWARFARTGDPNGGGEQSWPVLRDDRGQAGWHVQSLTRGAWKRADFAKDHQYRFWSTLGK; encoded by the coding sequence GTGAAGAACCAGCTGATCGCGTCGGCGGCCCTCGGCCTGGCGCTGCTCGGCCCGTACGGCGTCCCGGCCCACGCGGCCACCCCCGATCCGGCCGTCGTGGTCACCACCGACGGCGCCGTCCGCGGCACCGCGGGCCCGCAGGTGCGCACCTTCCAGGGCATCCCGTACGCCACCGCCACCCGCTTCGCCGCGCCCAAACCGATCGCCGCGTGGCAGGGCACCCGGGACGCCACCAAGCCCGGCCACGTGTGCGCCCAGCCGACCGGCTACCCGATCGGCAAGCCCAGCACCGACGAGGACTGCCTCAACCTCAACGTCACCACCCCGGCGGGCAAGCGCGGCAAGCTGCCGGTCATCGTGTGGATCCACGGCGGCAGCCTGATGTACGGCATGGGCGACCTGTACCGGGCCGACCGGCTGGCCGCCGGCGGGGCCGTCGTGGTGTCGATGAACTACCGCCTGGGCGTCACCAGCTTCCTGACCCACCCGTCGCTGCCGGAGTCCGGCGCCCTGGCCCTGGACGATCAGCGCGCGGCACTGCGCTGGGTGCGCGAGAACATCGCGGCGTTCGGCGGCGACCCCCGCAACGTGACCATCATGGGCCAGTCAGGTGGCGGCTTCGCCGTCTGCGGCCACCTGGCCTCCCCCGCCTCCGCGGGCCTGTTCCAGCGGGCGATCATCCAGAGCGCGCCCTGCGGGGAGGCGTCCCGTACGAAGGCGGAGGCGGTGGCCGAGAGCAACGAGGTCATCGAGAAGGCAGGCTGCGCCGACGCCACCGACGTGGCGAGCTGCCTGCGCGAGCTCCCCATGGCCAAGCTCCTGGACGCCTACGGCACCCAGCGGGAGCCGCGCCCGTACAGCGGCACACCCTCCCTGCCGCTCCCGGTCGCCCAGGCCCTGCGCGCGGGCCGCTTCAACCGCGTCCCCGTCCTCGTCGGCGTCAACCACGACGAGGAGAACGGCATGATCCTCGGCCTGGAGCTGGCCACCGGCAAGCCCATGGCCGCCAAGGACTACCGTCCCGCCGTCGAGCAGGCGTACGGCGCGAACGCCACCGCCGTGCTGCGGCGCTACCCGCTGGGCAGGTCGGCGGGCAGGACCCTGGCGACGGTCAAGACGGACTCCACCTGGTCGGCACCGGCCCTCGACACCGCCCGCACCCTGTCCCGCTGGACCTCCACGCGCATGTTCGAGTTCGCCGAGCAGCAGACTCCCTGGTACGCGGGCTACCCGAAGCCGAGCTTCCCCGCCGCCGCCCAGCACATGGCCGAGTTGCCCTACCTGTTCGACCTGGCCCTGTTCGAGAAGCTGTCGCCCCAGCAGGCCCGCCTCGGCGACCGGCTGATCGCCACCTGGGCCCGCTTCGCCCGCACCGGCGACCCCAACGGGGGCGGCGAGCAGTCCTGGCCCGTCCTGCGCGATGATCGCGGTCAGGCGGGGTGGCACGTGCAGTCCCTGACGCGCGGCGCCTGGAAGCGCGCCGACTTCGCCAAGGACCACCAGTACCGGTTCTGGAGCACCCTCGGCAAGTGA